From Phragmites australis chromosome 5, lpPhrAust1.1, whole genome shotgun sequence, a single genomic window includes:
- the LOC133919135 gene encoding uncharacterized protein LOC133919135 — protein MLPSSRARSRSWSWGAGTWTASTPPSSPRLQPRHERSRSSTYSPLISETHGGLMEEELRAEREEKPTELQSNGDAAKEEASGERVQLLEREVAVAKQTEMKILESLIHRTKELEQAKIALEEANLEVATLRQQGSRGAAESAAQWSVMDLMFGAVDEEINGLKTKLRAAVLAEERSRKAADDLTAALSAVAMEAKQVKAWLSDAQIELEGANAEVERLRGLLHASEAELWSTTEQLDAVTIEWKEAAVAWRAREKALLGRSRAAEEEAGAARQENAELAEAHRALSDENDGLHRGLEQAVEEANACSESLELASGENSKLQDAIAEKQRALETMRQENESLKASEAAARARAKERDGQLVLAAARKTATDAAAGKTSELPPEKWRSEAVQGKLSAAFLDSGRVTACRKDRMFASLSNLAELKSSAAAAAMDDYDYEFDHFDVGQYGGTEHAMKHRKRRSILRKFGDLFRRRSLYKSNLAPVLHY, from the exons ATGCTGCCGTCTTCCAGGGCGAG GTCCAGGTCCTGGTCCTGGGGAGCTGGGACGTGGACTGCTAGTACTCCGCCCTCGTCTCCCAGGCTTCAGCCTCGGCACGAGCGCAGCCGGTCCTCCACCTACTCGCCACTCATTTCCGAG ACTCACGGCGGCCTGATGGAGGAGGAACTCCGGgcagagagggaggagaagccGACGGAGCTGCAGAGCAACGGCGACGCGGCGAAGGAGGAAGCGTCCGGCGAGCGGGTTCAGCTCCTTGAAcgggaggtggcggtggcgaaACAGACGGAGATGAAGATCCTGGAGTCGCTGATCCATCGGACCAAGGAGCTCGAGCAGGCAAAGATCGCGCTCGAGGAGGCCAATCTCGAGGTCGCCACGCTGAGGCAGCAGGGCTCTAGAGGGGCCGCTGAGTCCGCTGCGCAGTGGAGCGTCATGGACCTCATGTTCGGAGCCGTCGACGAGGAGATCAACGGACTCAAGACCAAGCTCCGGGCGGCGGTGCTGGCAGAGGAGCGGAGCAGGAAGGCGGCCGACGACCTCACCGCCGCGTTGTCCGCGGTCGCCATGGAGGCCAAGCAGGTGAAGGCCTGGCTGTCCGACGCGCAGATCGAGCTGGAGGGCGCGAACGCCGAGGTCGAGCGGCTcagggggctgctgcacgcctCCGAGGCGGAGCTGTGGTCGACGACCGAGCAGCTCGACGCCGTCACGATCGAGTGGAAGGAGGCCGCGGTCGCGTGGCGCGCCAGGGAGAAGGCGCTGCTCGggcgctcccgcgcggccgaggaggaggctggcGCGGCGCGGCAGGAGAACGCCGAGCTCGCCGAGGCACACCGGGCGCTCAGCGACGAGAACGATGGCCTGCACCGCGGGCTGGAGCAGGCAGTCGAGGAGGCCAACGCGTGCAGCGAGTCGCTCGAGCTCGCGAGCGGTGAGAACTCCAAGCTGCAAGACGCCATCGCCGAGAAACAGCGCGCTCTGGAGACCATGCGGCAGGAGAACGAGAGCCTCAAGGCCAGTGAGGCCGCGGCGCGGGCGCGCGCCAAGGAGCGCGACGGCCAGCTCGTGCTCGCGGCAGCAAGGAAGACAGCAACCGATGCTGCCGCTGGAAAGACATCAGAGCTGCCACCGGAGAAGTGGAGAAGCGAAGCGGTGCAGGGCAAGCTCAGCGCGGCGTTCTTGGACTCCGGCAGGGTGACGGCGTGCCGGAAGGACCGAATGTTCGCGTCGCTCAGCAACCTCGCCGAGCTCAAGTCatcggcggccgcggcggccatGGACGACTACGACTACGAGTTCGATCACTTCGACGTGGGCCAGTACGGTGGCACGGAGCATGCCATGAAGCACAGGAAGAGGAGGTCGATTCTGAGGAAGTTTGGGGATCTCTTCAGGAGGCGAAGCCTGTACAAGTCCAATCTAGCTCCGGTGCTGCACTACTAG
- the LOC133919136 gene encoding protein SENSITIVE TO PROTON RHIZOTOXICITY 1-like codes for MDSTSNQLAGAAGSGSGAFRGATAPPPPTMILGGEPSDALVGGGGGGAGAGRDGDPRAALLRLAALGDRMAAVRRRLYASLSGESRPLSSSDIHSVSSEISSAAQLVVFNAASLLASSLPSPFPAPPPPAFAPAPAPAPVRELPAAAASAQEHPQEATKGDGDYEVVELDAAELLVEHVHFCEICGKGFRRDANLRMHMRAHGDRFKTLDALSRPGQPKQPAGREVRFSCPFAGCNRNRAHRRFRPLKSAVCARNHFRRSHCPKLYACDRCGGKKRFAVLADLRSHLRHCGEEVQWRCSCGTTFSRKDKLFGHLALFEGHAPAITGPNKDVVTGPTKACLDAMEEGGIEENCDREEDEEGGYDPEFFKEWMEELKGGDAGSTWPGLAAARQ; via the coding sequence ATGGACTCCACCAGCAACCagctcgccggcgccgccggcagcggcagcggcgcgtTCAGGGGTGCTAcggcgccgcctccgccgacCATGATCCTGGGCGGAGAACCCTCTGACGCCCttgtgggcggcggcggcggcggcgccggagccgGAAGGGACGGGGACCCCCGCGCCGCTCTCCTCCGTCTGGCTGCCCTCGGAGACCGCATGGCCGCCGTCCGGCGCCGCCTTTATGCCTCCCTCTCGGGCGAGTCCCggcccctctcctcctccgacATCCACTCCGTCTCCTCGGAGATCTCCTCCGCCGCTCAGCTCGTCGTCTTCAACGCCGCATCGCTCCTCgcttcctccctcccctcccctttccccgctccacctcctccagccTTTGCTccggctcccgctcccgctcccgtcCGAGAGCTCCCCGCTGCGGCCGCCTCCGCCCAAGAGCACCCCCAAGAAGCCACCAAGGGCGACGGCGACTACGAAGTCGTTGAGCTCGACGCTGCCGAGCTTCTCGTGGAGCACGTCCACTTCTGCGAGATCTGTGGTAAGGGCTTCCGCCGCGACGCCAACCTCAGGATGCACATGCGCGCCCACGGCGATCGCTTCAAGACCCTGGACGCGCTCTCCCGCCCCGGCCAGCCGAAGCAGCCCGCCGGCCGCGAGGTGCGGTTCTCTTGCCCATTCGCGGGCTGTAACCGGAACCGTGCACACCGCCGCTTCCGGCCGCTCAAATCGGCGGTGTGCGCGCGCAACCACTTCCGTCGCAGCCACTGCCCCAAACTCTACGCCTGCGACCGCTGCGGCGGCAAGAAGCGCTTCGCCGTCCTCGCCGACCTCCGCAGCCACCTACGCCACTGCGGCGAGGAGGTGCAGTGGCGCTGCTCCTGTGGCACCACCTTCTCCCGCAAGGACAAGCTGTTCGGCCATCTTGCCCTCTTTGAAGGCCACGCTCCAGCCATCACCGGGCCGAACAAGGATGTGGTGACAGGACCTACAAAGGCATGTCTTGATGCGATGGAGGAAGGAGGAATTGAAGAGAATTGTGAccgggaggaggatgaggagggcgGCTATGATCCAGAGTTCTTCAAGGAGTGGATGGAGGAGCTCAAAGGTGGTGATGCTGGCTCGACTTGGCCTGGACTGGCAGCAGCCAGGCAATAG